One part of the Lytechinus pictus isolate F3 Inbred chromosome 3, Lp3.0, whole genome shotgun sequence genome encodes these proteins:
- the LOC129257227 gene encoding uncharacterized protein LOC129257227 — MLTSSPCIIRSFQQKSSFNPVMSQVLIAVSLCCLFYQGSAHQLQYSHSPTYDFLQYIAKTIDNKFHGDVVSTEDRTGELETPYVSTRDHDMDKRQYEMLSDPCAEDVRHERLFNLQNKKGEPREFAPDFRVYIYTCRNSGSSCAGLQAPPAVREIRKTVCKERMGWILARVGNPNDKSNAFTYEMVGPVPRGCFCGIRTA, encoded by the exons atgctcACAAGCTCTCCGTGCATTATAAGATCATTTCAACAAAAGTCATCTTTTAATCCTGTCATGTCTCAAGTTTTAATTGCAGTTTCACTATGCTGTTTATTCTATCAAG gttcTGCTCACCAACTTCAGTATTCACATTCTCCAACATATGACTTTTTACAG TATATTGCTAAGACGATTGATAATAAGTTTCATGGTGATGTAGTATCAACTGAAGACAGAACAGGTGAATTGGAGACACCATACGTATCAACAAGGGACCATGACATGGACAAAAGACAA TATGAGATGCTGTCTGATCCATGTGCTGAGGACGTAAGACATGAACGATTATTCAACCTCCAGAACAAGAAAGGAGAACCTCGAGAGTTTGCTCCTGACTTCAGAGTATATATCTACACATGTCGGAATTCAGGCTCCTCATGCGCTGGTCTGCAAG CCCCACCTGCTGTGCGGGAAATCCGGAAGACTGTTTGCAAGGAGCGGATGGGCTGGATCCTGGCCCGAGTCGGGAACCCTAATGACAAGAGCAATGCTTTCACCTATGAGATGGTAGGCCCAGTACCACGAGGTTGCTTCTGTGGCATCAGAACAGCTTAG